The region CTGATGACGGCGGTGCTGTCGTATACCATCTCTGGCCTTGTGTTTGGCTACGGCGGCTTCCGCCTGCCGTTGTTGACCGGGTTTGCTCCGCAAGGGGAAGACTTGAATACGGAAAACGTCCATATGATTCCGCAATGGAAATACATTTTGATCGAGCTCGGGTTGGCAGCGTTTGTGAGCGTTGTCGTCGGCACGCTGACGTTTATGCTTTCGGTGCTGCTTCGGAGCACGGCGGCGGTGATGGGGATCATGCTGGCAGCATTGATTTCTGGCGCGATTTTGTCAAACATGGTGTCGTCATGGCATTCGGCCAAATATTTGTTTATAGTCAATTTGCGGCTGACGGATTACATAAGAGGAGCGGCTCCGCCGATTGAGGGGATGACGCTTGGCTTTTCGATGGCCGTGCTGGCTGTCTGGGGGCTTGCAGGGCTTCTTGTCGCTTTTTTTGTCTTTATGCGGCGAGATGTCTATTGAAAACGGCAGAGCGGCGAAAACCCGAGGGGGTGTTCCCTCGGGTTTTTCAGTGAAAGGGGATGAAATGCCTATCTATTCGGCTGCTTGTCGTGAACGCCGGCGAGTCCAAGCGCGTGATGGCCCCGCAGCAACTGCTCCACGGCCGGCCATTGCTGTTCATCGCAACGGATGAGAAGCACGATATCAGCGCCTGTGCGGCTTTGACGGTGCGTGGATTTTCGGTTTACCCACCATTTGAGCAAAATGCCGATTCCGATGCCTGAAACCGCCCCGATAATCCCCCAAATGATCGGACCCCATGCCAACACATAGCCGTAAATCGCCCCTAGCAGCATCAAGCACGTTCCTAAAATCGCCGCCAAGTCAAGGAAGCTGAACCCGTTGGCGTGATGGAGCGTATCAAGCAGGCGCGGCGGTTCGGCAGAGCGGTTGAGCGGGACTGCAAAAATCTGATGTTCAGCAATCCCTTTTTCTTGAAGCGCTGAAATCGCCAGTTCAACGAATAGGTGGCTCTCGAAAGTGGCAATGACAATCATGAAACGCCTCCCATCAAATCGGCCATGCGAACCGTTTCGGCTGAAAGCGGCGCCGCAAATAGTGGGCTAGTTCTTTTTCAAACAACTTGTTGTATTCGACCGCTGATACGTAAGCATCGTAAAAGATGAACGAATAAATCGATGGCAGATAAAGCGCCCACTGCATATCGATGATCTTCGTTGCACAATCGAATCGGCCCGTCAGCGTGTACGTAATCGCTTCGGGCAAGTGGGCGAAATACGATACCAAAATGGTAAAGGTGAAGATAAACAGGCCGGTGATCACTTTATGGACATACAAATGGCCAAGGCCAGGGGCGAGCACCGACCAGACCAGCGCCAGCCAAGGCTCGCGCTTGTCCAAATAATTAATATCCCATATTCCCATTCGGATGGAAGAGATCGGCGCATCTTCGCGGTCGGCGAGCAAATACAGCTTGTTCATGTCGACTGAGCCGCGGTAGCTGTCCCAAATGCTGTACATGTAGATGGCCACATAAAACATGAGCCATCGTTCGTCAAGAACGGCTTTTGCCTTTTCAAAATCGCCAAGCAGCGAGTATAATATACCTGTATTGATATGGGCTTTTGTGTTGATAAACAGCTCCCAGAGGATTAACATAAAGGCCGTGGCGTAGCGTTGCTGCATCAAATTGCCGAAACCCGGAAACGAAAAGGAAAAAAAGGCGACGACAAGCGGATGACGCAAATGGAAATGGGTGGTTGTCAATTGCGACAAATGCGCCCGTTTGCGCCGCGCCGGCGGAATGAGTTTCACAAAGCGCCCCCTTTCCTTTACACGGTTGCTGTGTTTTTAGTATAGGAAAAAAGGAGCGGCAGCTATGCAGGTCGTTTCAGAAAAAAGATAAATTTTCATCCGTTATGGCGAAAAAAAGATAAAAAAACTATTGACTTTCCTTTGAGGTTCATATAGAATATGAATTGTCGCAAGGTAAACCAGCCTATGTCGGGAAGTAGCTCAGCTTGGTAGAGCACACGGTTCGGGTCCGTGAGGTCGCAGGTTCAAATCCTGTCTTCCCGACCATTATAGACATGGGGCCTTAGCTCAGCTGGGAGAGCGCCTGCCCCGCACGCAGGAGGTCATCGGTTCGAATCCGATAGGCTCCATTTTCATACGGAGGAATACCCAAGTCTGGCTGAAGGGGGCGGTTTCGAAAACCGCTAGGGGTGTCACAGCCCGCGGGGGTTCGAATCCCTCTTCCTCCATTTCTAATATCCGATCCTGTCAAATTGTAAATCATGAAACCCTTGATACGACTGCGTTGGCAGTCGTTTTTCATTTTTTGGGAATCCTTTTGACTTTTCTTCAAATCTTTATGTTCAGCGTCTTATCATCAATCGTAATCGTTCGTTTCGAATCGAAAACACCGTCTCGATGGCATCTTTTTTTGAATTTATGTATATACTATGTATATACGAAATGAAAGGAGAGAGGTATAATGGAATTAAACAAACAGAAAGGAGTGTCAATCATGACAATAACAGTTCAAAAATGGGGAAACAGCCTTGCGGTTCGTATCCCAAGCGTGATTGCTGAACGTTTAGCGCTTCATCAAGGATCAGAAGTGGAGATGATCGTTGAGAACCAAGCGATCAAGTTGATCCCGAAAAAGAAAAAGCCGACATTGGAGGAACTTTTGGCTAAAATCACGCCGGAAAATCGCCATGCTGAAATTGATTTTGGAACAGAAGGGAATGAATTGTTCTGATGCAAGCGCCGGATCGTGGGGATCTTGTTTACGTCAATTTCAATCCACAAGCAGGGCATGAGCAGGCAGGAAAAAGGCCCGGCATCGTTCTATCACCAAAGCGGTTCAATCAATTGACAGGGTTTGCGGTGCTTTGCCCGATCACCCGGCAACAAAAAGGATATCCATTTGAAGTGGAATTGCCATCAGGCTTGGCCGTTGAAGGCGTGATTTTAACCGATCAGGTCAAAAGTTTAGATTGGCGCGCCCGACAGCTTCAAATAGTAGGACGGGCGCCCAATGAAGTTGTTTCGGATTGCTTGGATCTGATTCATACTTTTCTTTCGTGAAAAGCCATTTATATTGGCCTTTTGTTCACTTTTAGCATACTTTTTGCGTACATTTTTGCCCTTCACGCTCCTTGAGGCGGGAGACTTCCTTCGGATATTTTGTTAAAAAGGCAGAATCGAGCAACGAAAAGAAGGCGGATTGTCCCGCCTTTTTGCATGGATTGACACACTGGAGATTATTTTGCACAAATTTTGCACGTGATGAACGAGCATGTCCATTCATCCTTGTATCAATAGTTTTATGGTGGGATTGGAATCCCTCTTCCAACGTCCACCTGCCGAGTGCCGGCAGGTTTTTTGTTTTTTGCGAGCGGTATGGCCGCCATTTTTCAGGCAGATGACTTGCCTGTTTTTCGTTGAATCCGGTACGATGAAGGAGGAAACGGTTTGCCGATTGAGCTGCACTCCTTTCGGCAACGGCCGGGATTGCGCAACATAAGGGAGGAGAGGTTATGGCGATTCAACGCCGCATTCGTCGCGTGAAAACCGTGCAAATGACCACCAACAGTCCGATTCATCGCAGCGGTTCGGTGCTTGAGCCCGGGAACTGGCAAGAGTATGATCCGTTTTTGCTGCTGATGGAAGATATTTTTGAGCGAGGAACGTTTGACGTCCATCCGCACCGCGGCATTGAGACGGTCACGTATGTGATCAGCGGCGAGCTTGAACATTTCGACAGCAAAGCCGGCCACAGCACGCTCGGGCCTGGAGATGTGCAATGGATGACGGCCGGCCGCGGCGTCGTCCATAAGGAAGACCCGGCGTCCGGTTCAACCGTGCACAGCCTTCAGCTATGGGTCAACTTGCCGAGCGCGTACAAAATGACCGAGCCGCGCTACCAAAACTTGCGCTCCAAAGACATGCCCGTGCGCAAGGAAGAGGGAGCGACGATCCGGGTCTTTTCCGGGTCATCGAAAGGCGTCAAAGCGCCGACGAAAAACATCGTTCCCGTCACGATGGTGGAAATGATTGTCGAACCGGGAACAACGGTCGTGCAAGATTTGCCGGGGCATTACAATGGGTTTTTGTACATTCTTGAGGGGAGTGGCGTGTTCGGTGCCGACAACATCGAAGGAAAAGCCGGGCAAGCGCTGTTTTTCAGCCGCCACAACCGCGGCGAGGAAACGGAGCTAAACGTGACCGCCCGCGAAAAACTCCGCCTTCTTCTTTATGCCGGCGAGCCGGTGAACGAACCGGTCGTCGCCTACGGGCCGTTCGTCATGAACACGCCGGAACAAATCCGCGAGGCGATTCGCGATTACCAGGAAGGGCGGTTTGGGCGATAATGGAAGGGAAAGAGCCGATTCGTTGTATGGCTCTTTCTTTTTTGTTATCATGTTCACAAAAAGAAGCCGTTGGGCTGTTCAAGGAGGACATAGTCATGAACCAAGTCATCGAAACGATTCTCCAGCACCGTTCGATCCGCCGGTTTGAAGACAGGCCGCTCACGGATGAACAAATCCGCACGATCGTCGAATGCGCCCAGGCGGCATCGACTTCAAGCTATGTTCAAGCGTACTCGATCATCGGGGTGAAAGATCCGGAGAAAAAACGGAAGCTCGCCGAGCTGGCGGGAAATCAATCCTATGTCGAGCATAACGGCCATTTCTTTGTCTTTTGCGCTGATTTTCACCGCCATGAGCTCATCGGTGAAATCGAGGGAAAAGACGTGATTCCGTCGCTTGAGAGCACGGAAAAGTTTATGGTTGCGCTGATTGACACGGCGCTTGCGGCGCAAAACGCCGCCATTGCCGCGGAGTCGATGGGGCTTGGCATCTGCTACATTGGCGGGCTGCGCAACAACCTGCCGGAAGTATGCCAACTGCTTAACATACCGAAACGGGTCATTCCGCTGTTCGGGCTTGCCGTCGGCTATCCTGCGCAAACGCCGGATCCAAAGCCGCGGCTGCCGTTTGAACACGTTTATCATGAGGACGAATACAACCAAGACCGCGCCCGATTCCTCGAACAATTGCAACGCTACAACGAAACGGTTTCGGCGTATTATGAGCAGCGGACAAATGGCCGCCGCCGCGACACATGGACCGGGCAGATGGCCGATACGCTCAGCCGCCAAGTCCGGATGTACATGAAGGAGTTTGTGGAAGGGAAAGGGTTCAATTTACGGTAGCCTCTCTTCGTTGGGAAGAGGGGTTTTTCTTGCAGGTGATTTCATTTGTAGGAAAATTATGACAGCCCGTTGGACATTCGTTTTGGTGATTGATTTTGTCTGGAGTTTCAGCTATACGTTATGGCCTCGAAAAGAACCGAAGGCGAGACTGGCAAAACCAAGAGGTTCGTAGGAAAGGAGAGAACGAGAATGGACCAAATCCGG is a window of Geobacillus kaustophilus DNA encoding:
- a CDS encoding AbrB/MazE/SpoVT family DNA-binding domain-containing protein; protein product: MELNKQKGVSIMTITVQKWGNSLAVRIPSVIAERLALHQGSEVEMIVENQAIKLIPKKKKPTLEELLAKITPENRHAEIDFGTEGNELF
- a CDS encoding type II toxin-antitoxin system PemK/MazF family toxin, whose translation is MQAPDRGDLVYVNFNPQAGHEQAGKRPGIVLSPKRFNQLTGFAVLCPITRQQKGYPFEVELPSGLAVEGVILTDQVKSLDWRARQLQIVGRAPNEVVSDCLDLIHTFLS
- a CDS encoding pirin family protein, whose amino-acid sequence is MAIQRRIRRVKTVQMTTNSPIHRSGSVLEPGNWQEYDPFLLLMEDIFERGTFDVHPHRGIETVTYVISGELEHFDSKAGHSTLGPGDVQWMTAGRGVVHKEDPASGSTVHSLQLWVNLPSAYKMTEPRYQNLRSKDMPVRKEEGATIRVFSGSSKGVKAPTKNIVPVTMVEMIVEPGTTVVQDLPGHYNGFLYILEGSGVFGADNIEGKAGQALFFSRHNRGEETELNVTAREKLRLLLYAGEPVNEPVVAYGPFVMNTPEQIREAIRDYQEGRFGR
- the nfsA gene encoding oxygen-insensitive NADPH nitroreductase, which translates into the protein MNQVIETILQHRSIRRFEDRPLTDEQIRTIVECAQAASTSSYVQAYSIIGVKDPEKKRKLAELAGNQSYVEHNGHFFVFCADFHRHELIGEIEGKDVIPSLESTEKFMVALIDTALAAQNAAIAAESMGLGICYIGGLRNNLPEVCQLLNIPKRVIPLFGLAVGYPAQTPDPKPRLPFEHVYHEDEYNQDRARFLEQLQRYNETVSAYYEQRTNGRRRDTWTGQMADTLSRQVRMYMKEFVEGKGFNLR